Part of the Caldisericota bacterium genome, ATAAAGATTACCGTTACTCCTTTTTTTACAAGGGTTCTTAAGGATTTAAGTAATTGTCTAAATTCACTTTCCACAAGAGATGTTGTCGGTTCATCTAAAATGAGAAGTTTTGCTCCTTTATGTAATGATCTTATAATTTCTATTTTTTGTTTTACTCCTGCTGGGAGCTTTTTTGTTTTTATATCAAGAGGAAAAGTTAATCCAAGTTCTTTCATTATTTTTTTAACTTTTTCTTGTTCTTCTTTAATTGGTAGTTTAAATTTGTCTTCTGGTGTACCGAGGATGATATTTTCAACTGCATTAAATTCTGGAACCAATGTAGAAATTTGATGAACCATTCCTATCCCAAGCTTTATTGAATCAAAGGGTGATTTAATTTTAACTTTTTTATTATCTATGTAAATTTCCCCTTTATCGGGAGAATAAAGGCCATATAAAATGTTCATTAGGGTTGATTTTCCAGCACCGTTTTCTCCGAGAAGACCGTGAATTTTTCCCTTTTCCGCTGTAAAGGTGACATTATCCAGTGCGACAACTTCTCCGAAAGTTTTTAGTACATTTTTTAGTTCAACGAGGTTTTTATTTTCCATTTCGTTTCCTTTAATTTTTTAAGGGCTCCCTTTTGGGAGCCCTTAAAAATAAATTGATTTACTCTTATGGGAGAACCTCTGCGAGATTCTTTACAATATCAATTTTACCTGCTTCGACATCATCTGCTATCTGTTGTATTCTTGCCTGGATTTCTTCTGATACATTGCTGATCGGGAATTGAGCATATCTTGCTTTCCCTTTGCCATAATCTAAGTTAATGAAGCCACCTTTTTCTCCGTCCAGTATTTTACCTACAATTCCCTCTATTGGAACAGTGAAATCAAAGAGGTCTGACGTGAGATAATTATCAGGAGCTTGAACTTTCTTGTCAGTATATTTTGTAGTTATATAGACTAGTTTATCTGCTTCTTTAACAGCATTATAAAGCCCATAATTTCCAAGATTTACACCACTTATGATTACATCAACATCTTTTGATATAAAACCTTCTGCTGCCTGTCTTGTTTTTAGTGGATCATTGAAATCTCCTACATAAAGATATTCAAGCGTAGCGTCTGAACCTACATCACGAATTCCTTGCCTTGCTGCATTGATTTCGCCACGAGTGAAGGGAAGCTCAAGCCCTCCAAGATAACCAAT contains:
- a CDS encoding BMP family protein — encoded protein: MKKLTVLLLVVLIGILSFSVGCAPKEEAETPEFKLAALFPGSTQDADYNAIGYVALQETGNKYDIKIAYSEKVAVPDAERVMKEYVNEGYNIIWVHGAQFNGAALKIGDDYPDVTFIIEVDDEPAEKKANFWYMDRNFYTGFYILGSLAGLKTETGNIGYLGGLELPFTRGEINAARQGIRDVGSDATLEYLYVGDFNDPLKTRQAAEGFISKDVDVIISGVNLGNYGLYNAVKEADKLVYITTKYTDKKVQAPDNYLTSDLFDFTVPIEGIVGKILDGEKGGFINLDYGKGKARYAQFPISNVSEEIQARIQQIADDVEAGKIDIVKNLAEVLP